The Oscillospiraceae bacterium genome has a window encoding:
- a CDS encoding Maf family protein: MKQYPPKLYLASGSPRRRELLTLADIAFEVRPCNDPEETTAVTPVQTVLDLSSHKAHAVFDGLKNDGAKDFAVLGADTIVVIDGEIIGKPQDDEDAREILKKLSGRTHEVFTGVCILVNENGKTRKKTFCERTAVTMYPITDTELDDYLASGEHMDKAGAYAIQGLAVKFVRKVTGDYSNIVGLPVARVYHELSKLHVL, from the coding sequence ATGAAACAATATCCCCCCAAACTCTATCTGGCCTCGGGTTCCCCGAGAAGGCGCGAATTGCTGACTTTGGCCGACATCGCATTTGAAGTACGACCCTGCAACGACCCCGAAGAGACAACTGCTGTCACTCCGGTTCAAACCGTGCTCGATCTGTCGTCGCATAAAGCGCACGCGGTGTTTGACGGCCTGAAAAACGACGGGGCAAAGGACTTTGCCGTCTTGGGCGCGGACACGATTGTCGTCATCGACGGCGAAATAATCGGCAAACCCCAAGATGACGAAGACGCACGGGAAATTTTAAAAAAGCTCTCGGGCCGCACGCACGAAGTTTTCACCGGCGTCTGCATTTTAGTGAATGAAAACGGTAAAACCCGTAAAAAGACCTTTTGTGAACGCACCGCTGTCACGATGTACCCGATCACCGATACTGAGTTAGACGATTATCTTGCCAGCGGCGAGCATATGGACAAGGCGGGTGCCTATGCGATTCAGGGGCTTGCGGTCAAATTCGTGCGCAAAGTCACCGGCGATTACAGCAACATCGTCGGCCTTCCGGTCGCCCGCGTCTATCACGAGTTATCCAAACTACACGTGCTTTGA
- a CDS encoding Gfo/Idh/MocA family oxidoreductase — protein MDKIKVAIIGLGRSGRNIHAKHLLTDDRYQIVAACDVLADRRERAKAEWNCDVCADYRDLIKRNDIDLYINATHSDTHYAITKELLAAGKSVVSEKPAAKLPEEVEDLIKTAEKSGSKFFAFFQQSRNAPYFIKAKEIADSGVLGRIVFVRVAFDGFSRRWDWQTVQRKVAGNLYNTGPHPVDQALRFLNYNGMPEVFCHMDRANSYGDAEDFVKILLKAPECPLVEIDISSCSAYPDTTYTIQGTRGSLKGTMTHIDWKYFDAETAPKHELVLTPMVDENNLPTYPAETLTWTEEHWDIPEEQADLFKTISKRYYDLVFDSLTTGAVFPIKPEQAIQQLKVIRECHRQNPFPVKF, from the coding sequence ATGGACAAAATTAAAGTCGCCATCATCGGACTCGGGCGCAGCGGACGCAACATCCACGCCAAGCATCTGCTCACCGACGACCGCTATCAAATCGTCGCCGCCTGCGATGTGCTGGCCGACCGCCGGGAGCGCGCCAAAGCCGAGTGGAACTGCGATGTCTGCGCCGATTACCGCGACCTGATTAAAAGGAACGATATTGACCTGTACATCAACGCCACCCACAGCGACACCCATTACGCCATCACTAAAGAGTTGCTCGCCGCCGGCAAGTCGGTCGTCTCCGAGAAACCGGCCGCCAAATTGCCCGAAGAGGTCGAAGATTTGATAAAAACCGCCGAAAAAAGCGGCAGCAAGTTCTTCGCTTTCTTCCAGCAGAGCCGCAACGCGCCGTATTTTATCAAAGCCAAAGAGATCGCCGACAGTGGCGTTTTGGGGCGCATTGTCTTCGTGCGGGTCGCATTCGACGGATTTTCCCGCCGCTGGGACTGGCAGACGGTGCAGCGCAAAGTTGCCGGCAATCTTTATAATACCGGACCTCATCCGGTCGATCAGGCGCTTCGGTTTTTGAATTACAACGGCATGCCCGAGGTCTTTTGCCACATGGACCGCGCCAACAGCTACGGCGACGCCGAGGACTTTGTCAAAATCCTGCTCAAAGCGCCCGAATGCCCGCTGGTCGAGATCGACATCTCGTCCTGCTCGGCCTATCCGGACACGACTTATACGATTCAGGGTACCCGCGGCTCGCTCAAGGGCACGATGACCCACATCGACTGGAAGTATTTCGATGCCGAGACCGCGCCCAAACACGAACTCGTTCTGACCCCGATGGTCGACGAAAACAATCTGCCGACCTATCCCGCCGAGACCCTCACTTGGACGGAAGAACATTGGGATATTCCCGAGGAACAGGCCGATCTGTTCAAGACCATCAGCAAGCGGTATTACGATCTGGTCTTTGATTCGCTGACAACCGGCGCCGTGTTCCCGATCAAGCCCGAACAGGCGATCCAGCAGCTCAAAGTCATCCGGGAGTGCCACCGTCAGAACCCGTTCCCGGTCAAGTTTTAA
- a CDS encoding uroporphyrinogen decarboxylase family protein yields the protein MMTSREIMLATLNFEKPERVALNLKDPNNPVFDDTCWISALPDKQFDGSWKSPEEVLSKYPDLKNFRGEVRTDEYGNLWGRLPGDFGCGEVIHGAITDWEQLKDYQLPHISDKARFANSKKDFVKDKFSMGGLPGYPFAIMRYIRKMEYFFEDLLLERENVMILNEMVMKEILGVIDNYGELGTDAIFTCEDWGTQDRLLISPALWREVFKPSIKRIFDRIHEHGMYAIMHSCGYIWEILPDLVEIGVDCMQFDAPTLMGMQRVSDLFGKKVSMFSPVDIQTILPIPDPEVTRRSAREMIDTFCPKGGGLILKDYGDYKTIQIPPENVAAMHDEFINYGANLSRFYK from the coding sequence ATGATGACAAGCCGCGAAATCATGCTGGCCACATTGAATTTTGAAAAACCGGAGCGCGTTGCGCTCAATTTGAAAGATCCGAATAATCCTGTTTTTGACGACACCTGCTGGATTTCCGCACTGCCCGACAAACAGTTCGACGGCAGCTGGAAAAGTCCCGAAGAGGTCCTCTCAAAATACCCCGACCTCAAAAATTTCCGGGGCGAGGTGCGCACCGACGAATACGGCAACCTATGGGGACGCCTGCCCGGCGATTTCGGCTGCGGCGAGGTCATCCACGGCGCGATCACCGATTGGGAGCAGCTCAAGGACTATCAGCTTCCGCACATCTCCGACAAAGCCCGTTTCGCCAACTCCAAAAAAGATTTTGTCAAAGATAAATTCTCAATGGGCGGGCTGCCCGGTTATCCGTTCGCCATCATGCGCTATATTCGCAAGATGGAATATTTCTTCGAAGACCTGCTGCTCGAACGCGAAAACGTCATGATCCTCAACGAGATGGTCATGAAAGAAATTCTCGGCGTGATCGACAATTACGGCGAACTGGGTACCGACGCGATCTTCACCTGCGAGGACTGGGGCACGCAGGACCGGCTGCTCATCAGCCCAGCGTTGTGGCGCGAGGTCTTCAAACCCTCGATTAAGCGGATTTTCGACCGCATCCACGAACACGGCATGTATGCCATCATGCATTCCTGCGGCTATATCTGGGAAATTCTGCCCGATCTGGTCGAAATCGGTGTGGATTGTATGCAGTTTGACGCGCCGACCCTGATGGGTATGCAGCGGGTCAGCGACCTGTTCGGCAAAAAGGTCTCGATGTTTTCCCCGGTCGATATTCAGACAATCCTGCCGATTCCCGACCCGGAAGTCACCCGCCGAAGCGCACGGGAAATGATCGACACCTTCTGTCCCAAGGGCGGCGGCTTGATTTTAAAGGACTACGGCGATTATAAAACCATTCAAATCCCGCCGGAAAACGTCGCCGCCATGCACGACGAGTTCATCAACTACGGCGCAAATCTCTCAAGATTTTATAAATAA
- a CDS encoding SDR family oxidoreductase, giving the protein MEKLPFKIDLSDKVAVITGAGGVLCSGFAKSLAACGAKVAVLDLRLEAAQKVADEITADGGIAVAVAANVLEKASLETARKEVAEKLGVCDILINGAGGNNPKGTTDNETLSLADLDNPDIRTFFDLDPDGVSFVFNLNFIGTLLPTQAFAKDMAKNGGGIILNVSSMNAFRPLTKIPAYSAAKAAVSNFTAWLAVHFAPVGIRVNAIAPGFFVTNQNYNLLFDAEGNPTARSKKILAHTPMNRFGEQEDLTGTLLWLCDNGASGFVNGVVVPVDGGFAAYSGV; this is encoded by the coding sequence ATGGAAAAACTGCCTTTTAAAATCGATCTGTCCGATAAAGTTGCGGTTATCACCGGCGCGGGCGGCGTACTGTGTTCCGGTTTCGCCAAGTCATTGGCGGCCTGCGGCGCAAAAGTCGCGGTACTTGACCTGCGGCTCGAAGCGGCGCAAAAAGTCGCCGACGAGATCACCGCAGACGGCGGAATCGCCGTTGCGGTCGCCGCCAACGTGCTCGAAAAGGCCTCCCTCGAGACCGCGCGCAAAGAGGTCGCCGAAAAACTCGGCGTCTGCGATATCCTGATCAACGGCGCGGGCGGCAACAATCCCAAGGGCACGACCGACAATGAAACTTTATCGCTCGCCGATCTGGATAATCCCGACATCCGCACCTTTTTCGACCTCGACCCCGACGGCGTGTCGTTTGTCTTCAATCTCAACTTCATCGGCACGCTGCTGCCGACGCAGGCCTTTGCCAAGGACATGGCCAAAAACGGCGGCGGCATCATTTTAAATGTCTCGTCGATGAACGCCTTCCGCCCGCTCACCAAAATTCCGGCCTACAGCGCGGCCAAAGCGGCGGTCTCGAATTTCACGGCGTGGCTGGCGGTGCATTTCGCACCGGTCGGCATCCGGGTCAACGCCATTGCCCCGGGCTTCTTTGTGACGAATCAAAATTATAATCTCCTGTTCGATGCCGAGGGCAACCCCACGGCGCGCTCCAAGAAGATTCTGGCCCACACCCCGATGAACCGCTTCGGCGAGCAGGAAGACCTGACCGGTACCTTGCTGTGGCTGTGCGACAACGGGGCCTCCGGCTTCGTCAACGGCGTGGTCGTCCCGGTCGACGGCGGTTTTGCCGCCTACAGCGGCGTCTAA
- a CDS encoding P-loop NTPase → MQKILTFCSGKGGVGKSTVATCVAASIVCRGKRVLLVDADQGIAGLDIMLGMEKPALFDICDAVAKRCEVSDVVIPCPGLAGLSTASVALSPEKFCTGEDISRFCRIMAGQFDFIIIDAPAGLGREFDSAVTAADEVVIVSTPDDAALRAATKTGALIAKMGKKSRLLLNKYDRRLVRKKIAPSIDDFVDAVGSQLLGVIPFDSEFSKLSRKGVLMLPRSAVSVQSFYNIAARICGKYVPLMRL, encoded by the coding sequence ATGCAAAAGATACTGACCTTCTGCTCGGGCAAGGGCGGGGTGGGCAAATCCACCGTCGCCACCTGTGTCGCCGCTTCCATCGTCTGCCGCGGAAAACGCGTGCTGTTGGTCGACGCGGATCAGGGCATTGCGGGGTTGGACATCATGCTCGGTATGGAAAAACCGGCGCTGTTCGACATCTGCGACGCCGTCGCAAAGCGCTGTGAGGTCTCGGATGTGGTGATCCCGTGCCCCGGGCTGGCCGGCCTGAGCACCGCTTCGGTCGCCTTATCCCCCGAAAAATTCTGCACCGGCGAAGACATCTCGCGATTCTGCCGCATCATGGCGGGCCAATTTGATTTTATTATCATCGACGCACCCGCCGGACTCGGACGGGAATTCGACAGCGCGGTTACGGCAGCGGACGAAGTTGTCATCGTCTCGACGCCGGATGACGCAGCGCTGCGGGCGGCGACCAAAACCGGTGCGCTGATTGCAAAAATGGGCAAAAAAAGCCGCCTCCTGCTCAATAAATACGACAGACGGCTGGTACGCAAAAAAATCGCCCCTTCCATCGATGATTTTGTCGACGCCGTGGGCAGCCAGCTGTTGGGCGTCATCCCGTTCGACTCGGAATTTTCAAAACTCTCACGCAAAGGCGTGCTGATGCTGCCGCGTTCGGCTGTCAGCGTTCAGTCGTTTTACAATATCGCCGCCCGAATCTGCGGCAAATACGTACCATTGATGCGCCTTTAA
- the hisS gene encoding histidine--tRNA ligase, producing MPIKFQKPRGTADLLPKQSAAFRKIEEIFSTEALLAGFGQIRVPTFEKTTLFARSSGETSDVVSKEMYTFTDRGGEELTLAPEGTAGVVRAFLENGLAGEALPQKLFYFTTCFRYNRPQAGRLREFHQVGFEIFGADSYLAEAELIVLVNKALKKIGIADAVTTKLNSIGCKQCRGEYKKALVAYFEQYKDTLCETCNDRLYKNPMRILDCKSPECKTVAKGAPVITDYLCDDCKTHFDALCSLLTDLGVKYELDTGIVRGLDYYNGPVFEFVTDQLGAQDAVGGGGRYDGLVEELGGQPTPALGLAMGIERMVLLAEKCGCDFPKPAAGRLFMIPIGDETRPRAARLADAVKSAGIPCQTELSTRSLKSSMRYANKMGFDFTLILGEDELKTGKYVLKDMKNDRELTVENEDGLIAALK from the coding sequence ATGCCCATCAAATTTCAAAAACCGCGCGGCACGGCGGATTTGCTGCCCAAACAGTCGGCCGCTTTCCGCAAAATCGAAGAAATTTTTTCGACCGAAGCCCTTCTTGCCGGCTTCGGCCAAATTCGCGTTCCCACTTTTGAAAAGACAACGCTGTTTGCGCGCAGTTCCGGCGAGACCTCCGACGTCGTCAGCAAGGAGATGTACACCTTTACCGACCGAGGCGGCGAGGAGCTGACTTTAGCCCCCGAGGGCACGGCGGGCGTCGTGCGCGCCTTTTTGGAAAACGGCCTTGCCGGAGAGGCACTGCCGCAGAAATTGTTTTATTTCACAACGTGTTTTCGTTATAACCGCCCGCAGGCGGGCCGTCTGCGCGAATTCCATCAAGTCGGTTTCGAGATTTTCGGCGCGGATTCCTACTTGGCCGAGGCCGAGTTGATCGTGTTGGTCAACAAAGCACTTAAAAAAATCGGCATCGCAGACGCGGTAACCACCAAACTCAATTCCATCGGCTGCAAACAGTGCAGGGGCGAATACAAAAAAGCGCTGGTCGCTTATTTCGAACAGTATAAAGACACTCTCTGCGAGACCTGCAACGATCGGCTTTATAAAAACCCGATGCGCATTCTGGACTGCAAATCGCCCGAATGCAAAACCGTTGCCAAAGGTGCGCCGGTCATCACCGACTACCTCTGCGACGATTGCAAAACGCATTTCGACGCACTCTGTTCCTTACTCACCGACCTCGGCGTCAAGTATGAACTTGATACCGGCATCGTGCGCGGTTTGGACTATTACAACGGCCCCGTGTTTGAGTTTGTCACCGACCAACTAGGCGCACAGGACGCGGTCGGCGGCGGCGGACGCTATGACGGGCTTGTCGAAGAACTCGGCGGGCAACCCACTCCGGCACTCGGCCTTGCCATGGGCATCGAACGCATGGTTCTACTGGCCGAAAAATGCGGCTGTGATTTCCCGAAACCCGCCGCGGGCAGATTATTTATGATTCCGATCGGAGATGAGACCAGGCCGCGCGCAGCGCGGCTGGCCGACGCCGTGAAATCCGCCGGAATCCCCTGTCAGACGGAACTCTCGACCCGCAGCTTGAAGTCCTCGATGCGTTACGCCAACAAGATGGGTTTCGATTTCACCTT
- a CDS encoding methylglyoxal synthase, with the protein MNIALIADNDKKELLVQFCTAYKGILAKHDLCATAATAKLVSEGAGLKILSLMSGSQGGLEQIAALVSCDRIDMLLFFRTPNEQRVNGAELNLMRLCDAHTVPMATNIATAEVLIHGLANGWLDWRDIVNPKN; encoded by the coding sequence ATGAACATCGCGCTCATTGCCGACAACGACAAAAAAGAACTTTTGGTGCAGTTCTGCACCGCTTACAAAGGAATATTGGCCAAGCATGACCTGTGTGCCACAGCCGCAACCGCGAAATTGGTTTCCGAAGGTGCGGGGTTAAAAATATTATCGCTGATGTCGGGTTCTCAGGGCGGCCTAGAACAAATCGCGGCGCTGGTAAGCTGCGACCGCATCGACATGCTGCTCTTTTTCCGCACCCCGAACGAACAGCGGGTAAACGGCGCCGAACTCAATTTAATGCGCCTGTGTGACGCCCATACGGTGCCGATGGCCACCAATATCGCAACCGCCGAGGTGCTGATCCACGGTCTTGCCAACGGCTGGCTCGACTGGCGTGACATCGTCAATCCCAAGAATTGA
- a CDS encoding GNAT family N-acetyltransferase: protein MGESEFFSPIETKRLMLKNISADDRAFILKQFSDDSVNRYLYDTEPFSNLEEADELIDYFTQPEPRTLHRWILVLKDGGEKIGTCGFHNWDRRNQRAEIGYDLQPDFWGKGYMSEALEAILVFARDRMKLKRIDAHIYPENLGSVRLAERHGFRFCGETKVYVFRGKEYLHRIYTLYME from the coding sequence ATGGGGGAATCCGAATTTTTTTCACCGATCGAAACAAAACGACTGATGCTCAAAAACATCTCTGCCGACGACAGGGCGTTCATTTTAAAGCAATTTTCCGATGATTCCGTCAACCGGTATTTATATGACACCGAGCCGTTTTCCAATCTGGAAGAGGCCGATGAACTGATTGACTATTTCACGCAGCCCGAGCCCCGTACCCTGCACCGCTGGATTTTGGTCTTGAAGGACGGCGGCGAAAAGATCGGCACCTGCGGGTTTCACAACTGGGACAGACGCAATCAAAGAGCCGAGATCGGTTACGATTTGCAGCCGGATTTTTGGGGCAAAGGATATATGTCGGAAGCGCTGGAGGCGATTTTGGTGTTTGCCCGGGACCGGATGAAATTGAAACGGATTGACGCGCATATTTACCCCGAAAACCTCGGATCGGTCAGATTGGCGGAACGGCACGGGTTCCGGTTTTGCGGAGAGACCAAGGTTTATGTGTTCCGGGGGAAAGAGTATTTGCATCGGATTTATACGCTATATATGGAGTAA